A part of Pseudomonas sp. HR96 genomic DNA contains:
- a CDS encoding pyridoxal phosphate-dependent aminotransferase, translating into MISSKLPNVGTTIFTTMSQLAAEVGAINLSQGFPDFNGPQGLLDAAAQHVLAGHNQYAPMTGLPALRQQVAAKIARAYAADVNPDSEITITPGATEGIFCAIQAVVRPGDEVIIFDPCYDSYGPSVQLAGGHCVHVKLDPLDFSIDWQRFTDALSPRTRMVVINSPHNPTGALITRADLDQLAALIADRDIYIISDEVYEHLIYDGVQHASVLAHEQLYPRAFVVSSFGKTYHVTGWKTGYVVAPPALTAELRKVHQYVNFCGVTPLQWALADHMAAHPEHVEQLPAFYQAKRDLFCDLLKGSRFAFTPAPGTYFQLLDYAAIQPDMNDIEMAQWMTREHGVAAIPVSALYQTAEPGQRLIRLCFAKREETLREAAHKLCQI; encoded by the coding sequence ATGATCAGCAGCAAGTTGCCGAATGTCGGCACCACCATCTTCACTACCATGTCTCAGCTCGCTGCCGAAGTGGGTGCGATCAACCTGTCCCAGGGTTTCCCTGATTTCAACGGCCCGCAAGGCCTGCTCGACGCCGCCGCGCAGCACGTGCTGGCCGGCCACAATCAATACGCGCCGATGACCGGCCTGCCAGCCCTGCGCCAGCAGGTGGCGGCGAAGATCGCCCGGGCCTATGCCGCCGACGTCAACCCGGACAGCGAGATCACCATCACCCCGGGTGCCACCGAAGGCATCTTCTGCGCCATCCAGGCGGTGGTCCGCCCTGGCGACGAGGTGATCATCTTCGACCCGTGCTACGACAGCTACGGCCCTTCGGTGCAGCTGGCTGGCGGCCACTGCGTGCACGTCAAGCTCGACCCGCTGGACTTCTCCATCGACTGGCAGCGCTTCACCGATGCGCTCAGCCCACGCACGCGCATGGTGGTCATCAACAGCCCGCACAACCCGACCGGCGCCTTGATTACCCGCGCCGACCTCGACCAGCTGGCTGCGCTGATCGCCGACCGGGACATCTACATCATCAGCGACGAAGTCTACGAGCACCTGATCTACGACGGCGTGCAGCATGCCAGCGTGCTGGCCCACGAACAGCTGTACCCGCGCGCGTTCGTGGTCAGCTCGTTCGGCAAGACCTACCACGTCACCGGTTGGAAGACCGGCTACGTGGTGGCTCCGCCAGCGCTGACCGCCGAGTTGCGCAAGGTGCATCAGTACGTCAACTTCTGCGGAGTGACCCCGCTGCAGTGGGCGTTGGCCGACCACATGGCCGCGCACCCGGAACACGTCGAACAGCTGCCAGCTTTCTATCAGGCCAAGCGTGACCTGTTCTGCGACCTGCTCAAGGGCTCGCGCTTTGCCTTCACTCCCGCGCCGGGCACCTATTTCCAATTGCTCGACTACGCGGCAATCCAGCCGGACATGAACGACATCGAAATGGCCCAGTGGATGACTCGCGAACACGGTGTGGCGGCAATCCCGGTGTCGGCGCTATACCAGACGGCCGAGCCCGGGCAGCGCCTGATTCGCCTGTGCTTCGCCAAACGTGAGGAGACGCTGCGCGAGGCGGCGCACAAGCTATGTCAGATCTAG
- a CDS encoding amidohydrolase produces the protein MSDLAAPSLKLALVQTTLVWHDRNANLTHLEPLLEEARGADLIVLPEMFTTGFSMDSAQLAEPQEGPTTQWLRAQAQRLMAVVTGSVIVQAADGSYRNRLLWAQPDGQVLHYDKRHLFRMAGEHQHYTAGEQQVRFTLNGWNIRPLVCYDLRFPVWSRDPAHTDLILYTANWPGARRLHWNRLLPARAIENLCYVAAVNRIGVDGKGFAYTGDSQVLDFQGESLVCAGEADGVFHVSLSRAELTAYRERFPAYLDADGFELR, from the coding sequence ATGTCAGATCTAGCCGCCCCGTCATTAAAGCTGGCCCTGGTCCAGACCACCCTGGTCTGGCACGACCGCAACGCCAACCTGACCCACCTCGAGCCGTTGCTGGAAGAAGCCCGGGGCGCCGACCTGATCGTTCTCCCGGAGATGTTCACCACGGGTTTCTCGATGGATTCCGCGCAGCTCGCCGAGCCGCAGGAGGGGCCCACCACTCAGTGGCTGCGTGCCCAGGCACAGCGGCTGATGGCCGTGGTCACCGGCAGCGTCATCGTGCAGGCCGCCGATGGCAGCTACCGTAACCGCCTGCTCTGGGCCCAGCCCGATGGCCAGGTGCTGCACTACGACAAGCGCCACCTGTTCCGCATGGCTGGCGAGCATCAGCATTACACCGCTGGCGAGCAGCAGGTACGTTTTACCCTCAATGGCTGGAACATCCGCCCGCTGGTCTGCTACGACCTGCGCTTCCCGGTGTGGAGCCGCGACCCTGCGCACACCGACCTGATCCTCTACACCGCCAACTGGCCAGGCGCCCGGCGCCTGCACTGGAACCGCCTGCTACCGGCGCGAGCCATCGAAAACCTGTGCTATGTGGCAGCGGTCAATCGGATAGGCGTGGACGGCAAAGGCTTTGCCTACACCGGCGACAGCCAGGTGCTGGACTTCCAGGGCGAAAGCCTGGTGTGTGCGGGGGAGGCGGATGGGGTGTTTCATGTCAGCCTCAGCAGGGCTGAATTGACGGCCTACCGGGAGCGATTCCCGGCCTATCTGGATGCCGATGGGTTTGAATTGCGCTGA